One genomic segment of Pristiophorus japonicus isolate sPriJap1 unplaced genomic scaffold, sPriJap1.hap1 HAP1_SCAFFOLD_29, whole genome shotgun sequence includes these proteins:
- the LOC139248226 gene encoding histone H2A-like produces MSGRGKTGGKVRAKAKSRSSRAGLQFPVGRVHRHLRKGNYADRVGAGAPVYMAAVLEYLTAEILELAGNAARDNKKTRIIPRHLQLAIRNDEELNKLLGKVTIAQGGVLPNIQAVLLPKKTASAPKGK; encoded by the coding sequence atgtctgggagaggaaaaaccggcggtaaagttcgggccaaggccaagtctcgctcctcgcgggccggactgcagttccctgtgggccgtgttcacaggcatctgcgaaaggggaactacgctgatcgtgtgggtgccggagccccggtctacatggctgctgtgctcgagtatctgaccgctgaaatcctggagctggccggcaacgcggcccgcgacaacaagaagacccgcatcatcccgagacacctgcagctggccatccgcaacgacgaggagctcaacaaactgctgggaaaggtgaccatcgctcagggcggggtgctgcctaatatccaggctgtgctgctgcccaagaaaaccgccAGTGCGCCCAagggcaagtaa